A segment of the Desulfuromonas acetoxidans DSM 684 genome:
CAACGTGTCGACCATCAGGTGGCGCGAGTTGGCGGTGTAGTCGTTGGAGATACTCACCGGGCCGAACAGGTAACGGTAATGTGGATTGTTGACCAGATAATGACCGATCCCTTTCCACAGTAGCAGCAATGGTGCATAAGAGCGCTGGTATTCCGGGCGGATAAACGAGCGTCCCAGCTCCAGGGCGTTGTGCAGCCGCTCCAAAAGTTGCGGTTGAAAATTGAACAGCGTTGAGGTGTAGAGGCCTTCGGCGCCGTAGTGGCCGAGCAGGTCATCCACCCGTCCGATGCGGTAGGCGCCGACCAGCTCGCCTTGTTTGTGGTTCCACAAGCACAGGTGGGTATAGGTTTCGTCAAAACGATCAAGATCAATGCTGTGGCCGGTTCCTTCACCCACATCGCGGAAGGTGACTTCCCGCAATCGGCCGATTTCGTTGAGGAGCCCAGGGGCTTGTGCCGCAGTGAATTCGACGACGGCAAAGTCACCACTGTGCACCAGGTGCTGCGCCTCGGGCAGGGCGGCAATTTCGTTTTTCAGGGTCTCAGCAGGCCGGGGCGCGGAAATGGGCTGCGGCTCGTCGTTTTCTGATTTGGCCACGGTTTTTGCGCGGGTGTTCGTTGCCAGGTTCAGGCCATAGGTGCGCAGACGCAGATAGTTGTTTAACTCCTGACTGGTCGCAAAGCCGATCAGTTTTTTGCTGGGCAGCAGATTGCCGATGCGCAGTGGCAAGGTTTGTCCTGCTTTGTTCAACAACATGTGCGGCAACAGCAGGGTACGCAGGCGTGGATGAAGGCGTCCCGCCCATTGAAACAACGCCCCGTTTTCACCGGGAAAGAACACGGGGAGTACCGGGGCCTTACTGCGACGGACCAGGCGCGGCAGGGTCGAACTCCAGACCGGATCAGTTATCTCGCCCGTCGCTTGACGGGAGGACACTTCTCCGGCAGGAAAGATCACCAGCATGCCGCCTTGTTTCAACCAGTTCAACGATTGACGTAATGGGGTCAGGTTGGTGCGGGCCGCGTCAGCGCCACCAAACGGATCGACATTGATCAGCTGATCGCGCAATTGCGGAATGCCGCTGAGCATGAAGTTGGCCATCACCTTGAAATCCGGGCGCACTTTGCCGAGTAAGGCCATGAGGATCAGCCCCTCAATACCGCCGAACGGATGGTTGGCAATCAGGATGCATGGCCCTGAGGTTGGGATGCGTGCCTGTTCGTGGTCGCTCAACTGATAACGAACGTCAAGGGTGTTCAATGCCTGTTCGGCGAAAGAGATCTCAGTGTCTTGGGCGCTGACCCGGTCGTAAAGTCGCTGGCAACGCTGTAGGCCCAGCAGGTGTTCCGCCATCATCAACAAAGGTTTTTTCAACCGCGCCGGGACACTGGAAACGGGTTGTCGCGAAAGAAGAAAAGGACTCGCCAGAGTATTGTCTGTTCCGATCATATCGCTCCATCCTGCGATTTGGGTGATCCGTCATATAAACAGGAGCGTGTTGGAAACAGGTTGAAATCGGATTAGGTTTTGTTGAGGATAACGGGGACGGCTAAAGATAAAAAAAGCGAACCGCACTGAAAGATGCGGTTCGCTTTTTTTTTACAGGTTGTATTTTGTCTGTAATTAGCTGTTGCGTCGCCGAGCCAAAGCCAATCCGATCAGTCCGGCGCCCAAAAGCAGCCAGGTACCGGGCTCGGGAACAACAACGCCGTGTCCCATCAAGTTGTCATTACCGCAGCCCATGGTGAAGTGGGAATAGAATTCCGAACCATGACCGAGGAACGATAGATCAAAGCCGGTGAGCAGATAATGGGTTTCCCCTTCAAAGGCGGTAACCGTGTCATTAAGATTGCTGTCGAGAAAAGCAAAAGAGCCGGTAAGCAATGCGGCATCGTCATTATCTTCAGCATTATACTGCCATGGACTGGAACCTTCGTTCTGCTGATAGTAAGCGGTTTGCAGCACACTTGTCTCATCCAGTTGATAAGCCGTGTAAGATCCCGTTGCCATATCGAGATCAAGGACAAAGTTATAGCCGTAGCTGCCGATATGGGTGTTGTTGCCATCGGTGTCTGAACGGTGGATGTCGCCGTAAGCGGGGAGATCATTTTCAGAGTCGACAACAGCGATGAAAATATCGCCGGAGGTATAGCCGTTGACACCTGTCGAAAAATTAAATCCACCGGACAAAGACAAGGTGTTTTCGCTATCAATGAAAAAAGCTTCCAGATCCCAGACCTGATTCTTGACCATCCCCGGTTCAACTTCCTGATCTTCACCTGTTCCATACCAAGCTGCGCTGGTTGCGTTGCCGTCGAAGATCGTAATGTCATTTCCCAGAGGTGTGGCCGAGGCGGGGGCAGCAGTCAGGCCAGCCATAAGGAGAATCAAAGCCGAGATACAGAGGTTTTTCATTGTTGAACGTCCCTTAAAAGAGTGAGGTGAGCCGTTCTGCAGACCTTTAACGATGTCGATGAGACTTATTTTTACGTCAGTGTCTTATAAAGGGCTCAACTGTAATGAATAGCTATGCCGCTTATTTTGCAATATGTGTTCCTGAATCTTTTGGGGCGCACGCGGGAGAGGGGAAAAGACTTTTGTTCTTAGTGATTTCTCTATGATTCAAACAGGTTACTGATTTATTGTTAGACGAGCTCGGTAGGGAAATGTGGGCTATCGCGCTGGCGGAGAATCGGAGAAGAAGGATGTGTCGATTTTCTTTACATAATTCTTTGTGCTGAATGGGATTTTTTGCGACTTGATCAGTCTTATGTCTTTTAGACATGCCTGTATTCGGCCTGTGGGGAGTGTAAGCTTTTCCGACAACAGCGGCGACGTTTTTCCGGGCCTGTTAAAGATAGGCCAGCCAATACCAGAGGGTGATTCCCAGCCACAATGCGGCCAACAAAATCCAGTAAATAAACTGGTAGCGGCTATAGCGCACCAGATAGGCCAATGATGCAAGACCCAAAGCCAAAAATGCGAACCCCAATATCACTGCATTGTTGCCGGTTGCGGTATGAATGATGCCGGTTCGTGGATCGCCGGTTGTGATGGCTTTCTCCGAGAGGGCAATATAACTCAGGCTTACAAAGCCTATGGCAAAGGCGATCCCGCCGAAGATTTCTACACCGAGGAGTTTTTTCATGGCATGACCACGCTCAATGTTCTGTTGGTGCGGGCAGGGTTAGAGCAACACCGATCGCTGCGGCTGTTAACAGCGCCGAAGCCAGATAGCTGCTGCTGAAAGAACCGCTGCGTTCGGCGACCACCCCGGCCACGGCCGGTCCTACGGCCTGACCGACAGCAAAACAAAAGGTGATGATTGAAAACCCGGCGGCAGCGCGCGCCTGCCCCAGGTAATCACCAATGGCGGCAGCCATGATAGCGGGAATGGCAGAGGACGCCAGCCCGTAAAAGGCCACCGAGCAGGTGATGGCTGTGGCGCCTCAATGGACTCCCGCCAGTAGATAGGCCAAGGTATGCACCCCAAATACTGCCATCAACCCTTTTTTGCGACCGATGCGATCCGACAGGGTGCCGAACACCACGCCGGAAAACAGGCTGATAACTCCCGCCCACGACCAGAAATACCCAGCCGTTTTCTCGGAAAAACCGTAGTCCTCAATGAGGGAGGTGACGATAAAGGTGCCGTAAATGACATAGGTGGCACCAAAGGCAAAATAAAGCAGGCCAAGGCGAACCAGAACCTGGCTCGCCTTGTAGTGACCGTGCGTTTCACTTGGGTCGTAGGGTGTCGGAGTGCTATTGCCGACTGGCTCCAATCCCTTTTCCTGCGGATGGTTGCGCATCAAGAGACTTGCAATCACCGCAATGATCAGCACTATCGCTGCAAGCACCATCCAACTGATGCGCCAACCTTGTGCGCCATACATATCATTGAGTAGTGGGATCAGAAAGCCGGATAAAATAATGGCAAAGCCGCTGCCGGTAACGATGATTCCTGCGGCAAGACCGCGCCGTTCACGCCGAAACCAGTATGAGACCAAAACCATCAGCGGAATATTGGACAGCCCGGTGCCAATGCCGACAATGGTGTACAAGGCCAGGATGGTGAAAAACATCTGGCTGGCGCTGATGCCCACCATGCACAGGGCAATGACAAACAGCCCACCGGCAATTAACATGCGTGGTGTCATCCGCCGTAGTAACAGCGGTGTCAACCCCACGGCGGTCAGATACCCGGCGAAGTTCGCTGTTCCTAGCAGACCCATCTGGTTGTAGGAAAGCTGCAGGTCCGTTCCCATGGACGGCAGGATCATGCC
Coding sequences within it:
- a CDS encoding MFS transporter, translating into MKPTTHDSPKIHYGWIIVGVGTLIVAACLGLARFAFGMILPSMGTDLQLSYNQMGLLGTANFAGYLTAVGLTPLLLRRMTPRMLIAGGLFVIALCMVGISASQMFFTILALYTIVGIGTGLSNIPLMVLVSYWFRRERRGLAAGIIVTGSGFAIILSGFLIPLLNDMYGAQGWRISWMVLAAIVLIIAVIASLLMRNHPQEKGLEPVGNSTPTPYDPSETHGHYKASQVLVRLGLLYFAFGATYVIYGTFIVTSLIEDYGFSEKTAGYFWSWAGVISLFSGVVFGTLSDRIGRKKGLMAVFGVHTLAYLLAGVH
- a CDS encoding lysophospholipid acyltransferase family protein; protein product: MIGTDNTLASPFLLSRQPVSSVPARLKKPLLMMAEHLLGLQRCQRLYDRVSAQDTEISFAEQALNTLDVRYQLSDHEQARIPTSGPCILIANHPFGGIEGLILMALLGKVRPDFKVMANFMLSGIPQLRDQLINVDPFGGADAARTNLTPLRQSLNWLKQGGMLVIFPAGEVSSRQATGEITDPVWSSTLPRLVRRSKAPVLPVFFPGENGALFQWAGRLHPRLRTLLLPHMLLNKAGQTLPLRIGNLLPSKKLIGFATSQELNNYLRLRTYGLNLATNTRAKTVAKSENDEPQPISAPRPAETLKNEIAALPEAQHLVHSGDFAVVEFTAAQAPGLLNEIGRLREVTFRDVGEGTGHSIDLDRFDETYTHLCLWNHKQGELVGAYRIGRVDDLLGHYGAEGLYTSTLFNFQPQLLERLHNALELGRSFIRPEYQRSYAPLLLLWKGIGHYLVNNPHYRYLFGPVSISNDYTANSRHLMVDTLTRYFMVKEWSGLVSPRLPVPVTPLKIQGLSAQQSDPLLRDMDEISALIADLESDSRGIPVLLRHYLSLGGKLLAFNLDPDFGHVIDGLLLVDLQQTERKQLQRYMGRQGYANYLAVQQHQTAACA
- a CDS encoding PEP-CTERM sorting domain-containing protein; its protein translation is MKNLCISALILLMAGLTAAPASATPLGNDITIFDGNATSAAWYGTGEDQEVEPGMVKNQVWDLEAFFIDSENTLSLSGGFNFSTGVNGYTSGDIFIAVVDSENDLPAYGDIHRSDTDGNNTHIGSYGYNFVLDLDMATGSYTAYQLDETSVLQTAYYQQNEGSSPWQYNAEDNDDAALLTGSFAFLDSNLNDTVTAFEGETHYLLTGFDLSFLGHGSEFYSHFTMGCGNDNLMGHGVVVPEPGTWLLLGAGLIGLALARRRNS
- a CDS encoding YbfB/YjiJ family MFS transporter encodes the protein MAFYGLASSAIPAIMAAAIGDYLGQARAAAGFSIITFCFAVGQAVGPAVAGVVAERSGSFSSSYLASALLTAAAIGVALTLPAPTEH